taattatttttttcctaagagTAGGAGATATTGTGTGTGAGGGCTTTTCATCTAACAAAAAGGGGAGTTCACTACATTATAGTTGGGATATAATTTATATAGAGTTTGAAAGTGAGAATAGGGTCTCCCTGGGACcctaccacaaaaaaaaaaaaagaatcataaaGTCTAAGTGCGGAGAAAAGCTTTCTTATATCAAGTACCtgccttttaatttaataaagacaTAGATGTAAACAGTGATTCCTGTAATCAGAGttaattttgctgttaagctttgCATTGAACTCATAATTCactgacagttttttttaagtCCTAAATGGATATTGCCAAATTTTTTAAACTTCTAAGGAGTAGTTTGGCTATTATTGATAGTATctttaaaaagttcaaaataaaaaggCTAAAAAAGGTTCAGAAGAATTTAATTTCTTCCCCAGGTACACTGACACCAGGATACACATCTTACCAAAAATGCTAAAAGACATTTTCCGAGGTTATCACAATGTGTTTTCCATTGAATATGATCACGGAATTCTTTTACATAATTGTTGTGAAGTCACTCTTAaggtttatctatttattttaacaGATCCATTGAAAACAGACTAGTGAACTCTACAGGTTTTATAGTCCCCGATAAGAAAAGCAGTAAATCAACCTATAGACTGTGAAAGACctagaaaatgacaaaaacaacttCTCACATGCTCAAGCCTGGGTGCTATGTTATGAAAGAGCGAGATGGAGATCCTTTGTTCTTTTTAAcagcaatatatttatatacactttaATGTCATGCAAAACAAGGCAgggagacaacatttaaaacaagttcatggacatgtaacctagcagttgttggaatgcttttggcagacacactccatgtgctcccagctcttaaaacaatgacaagcaacaagcagaacacgcagctcggcagcagcagcaacaagccagcagatctCCTTGGTGTCCGTTCAGCCACccaccttcacaacgcgagcagcgttatacgtcctgcgagaaagagatttaatcacgcccagggccggaaataaaggacaagtattgttttaacaaaagttttaaagtaaaagtgaaaataatgcatatgtaacaattcccatgaaaataatcttttaactgtatatccagtaaactAAACCTTGGGGGTGAGCGAGCGAAGCAAGCcaggggtgaagccccctagtgtgtgtgtgtgtgtattatatatatatatatatatatatatacatacatacatacatacactcagcaaaaaaagaaacgtcctctgactttcaactgtttttactttcagtaaacttaatgtgtaaatatttgtacgaacactaaaagagtcaacaccataagacataaactaaaaatgtttcacaatgtgtccctgaatgaagggaggctcaaaatccaaagtaccagtcagtatctggtgtggccatcagctgcttgaagtactgcagtgcatctcctcctcatggactggaccagatttgtcagttcttgctgtgagatgttaccccactcttccaccaaggcacctgcaagttcctggacatttctggggggaatggccctagccctcaccctgcgatccaacaggtcccagacgtgctcaatgggattgagatctgggctcttccactgcgaggatgatcagctgtccttcctgtctccctgtagcgctgtcttaggcgtctcacagtgcggacatggcaatttattgccctagccacatcagcagtcctcatgcctcctgcagcatgcctaatgcacgttcacgcagatgagcagggaccttgggcatctttctttgggtgtttttcacagtcggtagacaagtctctttagtgtcctgcgtttttagaactgtgaccttaaatgcctactttctgtaagctgttaaggtcttaacgaccattccacaggtgcatgttaattaattgattatagttaattgaacatgcatggaaaacattgtttaaaccctttataATGAAGAGCTGTAAAGTtacttggatttttaaaacattattgttgaaatacacagtcctgaaaaaggaatgtttctttttttgctgagtatataaaaaatatatttttttttttttggtcacgcacatgcaagtaggaggcagctaaagggcctgaataattggAATAagacatccgaccagggggcagcagagtgtgctgactgtctttctcagtttcctacaggcctttcccgggaaatcctgcaaggttccagcacctccgaagacatcacttccggagccGACCCCTTAGcagacatcacttctgattccagCCTTTTTGATGACATAACTTCAGTTACAGGCCTTTAAAGTCTCCATCCTTGTCTCtgataatcagttctgttttggactctcaTCGTGCTACTCTAattcaacttttgcagccgggaaaacaatatatgggtggctgccccaaattttATGatgtctatatttttatttttttttttaatttagaagaaTATATagaaaagtacataaaaataatttccttcagAAAACCCAACTTCCTTCATATATGAAATGTGgagaaattaaaaatgtcaagCTATGGTAGTTATCTATCctgaacaaagcaaaaaaaacttgATCTGCTTATGTCACTCATTTACCACGGAATccaaatacagttaggtccataaatatttggacagagacaacttttttctaattttggttctgtacgttaccacaatgaattttaaatgaaacaactcagatgcagttgaagtgcagactttcagctttaatttagtggggtgaacaaaatgattgcataaaaatgtgaggcaactaaaacttttttaacaaaaaaagtctcaaaagtaattggacaaaataaataactggaaataaaatgttcatttctaatacttgcttgaaaaccctttgctggcaatgacagcctgaagtcttgaactcatggacatcaccagatgctgggtttcctcctttttaatgctctgccaggcctttactgcagcggctttcagttgctgtttgtttgtgggcctttctgtccgaagtttagtcttcaacaagtgaaatgcatgctcaattgggttaagatcaggtgactgacttggccattcaagaattttccacttctttgctttaataaactcctgggttgctttggctgtatgttttgggtcattgtccatctgtatcatgaaacaccgcccaatcaatttgactgcatttagctggatttgagcagacagtatgtctctgaacacctcagaattcattcggctgcttctgtcctgtgtcacatcatcaataaacactagtgtcccagtgccactggcagccatgcacgccaagccatcacactgcctgactccaccgtgttttacagatgatgtggtatgctttggataatgagctgttccacgccttctccatacttttttcttgccatcattctggtagaggttgatcttggtttcatctgtccaaagaatgtttttccagaactgtgctggctttttagatgttctttagcaaagtccaatctagcctttctattcttgaggcttatgagtggcttgcaccttgcagtgcaccctctgtatttactttcatgcagtcttctctttatggtagacttggatatcgatacaccgaccccctggagagtgttgttcacttggttggctgttgtgaaggggtttctcttcaccatggaaatgattctgcgatcatccaccactgttgtcttctgtggacgtccaggtctttttggttgctgagttcaccagtgcttgctttctttctcaggatgtaccaaactgtagattttgccacacgtaatattgtagcaatttctcggatgggttttttctgttttcgcagcttaaggatggcttctttcacctgcatggagagctcctttgaccgcatgttgtctgttcacagcaaaatcttccacatgcaagcaccacacctcaaatcaactccaggccttttatctgcttaattgataagacataacgacggacttgaacacacctgcccatgaaatagcctttgagtcaattgtccaattacttttgagcccctgaaatgaagggattgtgttcaaaaaatactttagttgcctcacatttttatgcaatcgttttgttcacccactgaattaaagctgaaagtctgcacttcaactgcatctgagttgtttcatttaaaattcattgtggtaatgtacagaaccaaaattagaaaaaagttgtctctgtccaaatatttatggaactATTTCTAATATTGAAAATGATGTATCTTACAGTTGTATTATCTAGCTGTTTTATGgataaagtgaagaaaaaatgaaatctctgaTTGTCCACATGGGCATAAGAGGGCATTCCATCCAGGTTTGGTTCTGGCAGACCTGTCAGATTGGctccctgaattgaattaagaagGTTGTTGTTTACGTCTGTATCATTTGAAAATCAATAGGCTAGTATTCTAGTACAGCATATCCCAGTCAATAAAATGGTTCTGTTGTTAACTTATTTTTACCAGAGCCTGAGTGTCATTTGTCACAATTATACCCTTTCACCTGCTTCTTAATTGTTTTCTATTCTTGTTTATATATTGTTTCTATTCTTTGTCTAGGTAGCTATGCACCTTTTCCTTTTCTGTACCTGATACTTCCAACACTTAAAAGtaagtgttaaataaatatgtttagtatTAAAAGATGCATTTACTTCAGTTCAAATGTGAAGGGTACAGTGATGAGTCAGGGAACCATGtgcaagtaataataaaatgtttcaaaaacaaGAGAAGAGCATTTAGCCCAACAAGTTTATTGGATAGCTAACATCAAAGATGTCCCAATACCCCACCCAGATAGTTCTTAAAATTTGTCATGGCTTCCCTTCCCTAAGTCcagtactgtattttgttttcagaTTCTCATGATCTTTTGCATGAAGAAAAGCTTCCCCATAATTTCTACCAGTGCCTCTTACTCATGAAAGAGGGATTGCTTTCTTCATCAATTAGGCCTTCCAATGCATGAATGAGATTAAGTAaaaatttaattagaaaacaatgtcCTATCATATGACTCATGAACCAACTTGAAAGCTGTCCTACTGAAAAGCATATGACGCATGAAAAAAGACTTAACAAATATAAATTTGTATTGGTTATTTAGCCCTTCATCATTTTCTTAAAAAGGTGGACTCAAACCGTCCTCAACCCTCCTCAGTGGAGCTGTATCCTGACTGAAACAAGCACACTTCCCTGGCCAGAAAACTGTATATCAAGTTATCCAGGTGGGTGTAAGACAGGGCATCCTTCTCCGAGTAGCCATATCTCCAGGTGTTATACACTTCTGAAATTTTCATTAGAAAATTTGTAGCTTGAGCAGGGCACTCCATATAAATCTGAACATTTTTGAGCAGTTCCTCCAAGTACTGACCCAGAGAAATAGTGACTGCTTCTTGAACCTTTTCGGGGATGCTTTCTTTGAGCATATTGGATGCCTCTGCCCTCAACTTGCTGTCTTCTCTGAGAAACTGGACCTGATTTGAGTGCTGTTCCAGTACCGTCTTCATCTGCATGTAGAGGCGCTGTGGAGCCTGCAGGGCATCCAAGGTGGCATGCAGGTGGGTACATTTTTCTGCACATTCAAGGTCCACCTGCTGCTTTATTGCTGACATTTTCAATTTTATCATTGTTAACATGGAGCCCCCCACTGCTTCAATCATAGCCTTGGTTTCCTCAGCAGACATGATGagatcattctttattttttgtattttctgtaaaacaaaagttaaaaataaattgacattagGCATAcctttgatttaaatattttggacCACTTTTGAAGCTCTATCTTTTTAGTGAGAAAAATGTGAGGAAACTGGAAAAGTATACAGATGGGTGCTACAAGTCAATCTGGGAGAGAGGAGTTTAAGAACGAAGACCTGTGCAACTCACAGTTCATCTGCATGATTAGCTCCAACATGAATTGCTACTGATAATTTTTCAACTGTTccctttcatttgtattgtaaatacttttGGTCAGTTGTGACAAGATGAATGTCTGACTAGTCTGTTCCTAGCTGGCAGAATCACAGTTACACCCCAACTGCATCCTGTAAATAAAAGTTCCTGCATCTTTAAAGAGGAGGGTAAGTGGTACCACACAGCACTGCTGCCACCCAGCTCTAGGGTAATGGGTTTAGTCCAAAACAGGACCCTGTCAGTGGGG
This genomic window from Polypterus senegalus isolate Bchr_013 chromosome 12, ASM1683550v1, whole genome shotgun sequence contains:
- the LOC120540305 gene encoding tripartite motif-containing protein 54-like → MAVATDWLNSELSCPVCLELFTPPVLVLPCSHNFCKRCIQQTLLDQNQALETRRFCCPVCRKRIRLRGRGIDRLKRNILLESISEKFRQEKANAKVNEQNHQLQICEKHEELLNLMCLDDDIPICVICKVFGEHSLHNVVRLADVYEERKNSFTKEIKSMYVRSESAERNSTKIQKIKNDLIMSAEETKAMIEAVGGSMLTMIKLKMSAIKQQVDLECAEKCTHLHATLDALQAPQRLYMQMKTVLEQHSNQVQFLREDSKLRAEASNMLKESIPEKVQEAVTISLGQYLEELLKNVQIYMECPAQATNFLMKISEVYNTWRYGYSEKDALSYTHLDNLIYSFLAREVCLFQSGYSSTEEG